One segment of Ascochyta rabiei chromosome 7, complete sequence DNA contains the following:
- a CDS encoding E2 ubiquitin-conjugating enzyme gives MATPAATKRLTKEYAAIAKSPPPYIVAHPSENNILEWHYILTGPPETPYEGGQYWGTLMFPPDYPFAPPAIRMHTPSGRFQPSTRLCLSISDFHPKSFNPAWEVSTILTGLLSFMTSEEMTTGSVRASENERKLFAHRSRWWNSTGGGSRQSSTPSANSRGIGAIKAGDGGAKFRLEWPEVDEENLKWMQEKNIDTATGLPRPAHSTAQAHCPPEVAGLRRRPNGSASTVIQDAQIAREAGQGYVSRNKWKLIFGAIVTYIMVARVLGDGAVAASA, from the coding sequence ATGGCCACCCCCGCTGCAACCAAACGCCTCACCAAGGAGTACGCCGCCATCGCAAAGTCGCCGCCGCCCTACATCGTCGCCCACCCCTCCGAGAACAACATCCTCGAGTGGCACTACATCCTCACCGGGCCCCCCGAAACCCCCTACGAAGGCGGCCAGTACTGGGGCACCCTCATGTTCCCGCCCGACTACCCCTTCGCCCCGCCCGCTATCCGCATGCACACGCCCTCCGGCCGCTTCCAGCCCAGCACACGCCTGTGCCTCAGCATATCCGACTTCCACCCAAAGAGCTTCAACCCCGCCTGGGAAGTCAGCACCATCCTCACCGGCCTGCTGAGCTTCATGACAAGCGAGGAGATGACCACGGGAAGCGTGCGCGCCAGTGAGAATGAGCGCAAGTTGTTCGCGCACCGCTCTCGCTGGTGGAACAGCACAGGCGGCGGATCCAGGCAGAGCAGCACACCGAGCGCAAACTCGCGCGGCATTGGAGCTATCAAGGCGGGTGACGGCGGCGCCAAGTTCCGCCTAGAGTGGCCTGAGGTGGACGAGGAGAATCTGAAGTGGATGCAAGAGAAGAACATCGACACTGCCACGGGTCTGCCACGTCCTGCACACTCAACCGCACAAGCACACTGTCCGCCCGAGGTCGCTGGGCTGCGGCGGAGGCCCAACGGGAGCGCGTCAACGGTAATACAGGACGCGCAGATTGCGAGGGAGGCTGGCCAGGGATATGTGAGCAGGAACAAGTGGAAGCTCATCTTCGGCGCCATCGTGACCTACATTATGGTTGCGCGCGTCTTGGGCGATGGGGCTGTTGCTGCATCTGCTTAG